One genomic segment of Fischerella sp. PCC 9605 includes these proteins:
- a CDS encoding recombinase family protein: protein MSTSELVTLQHLNRKAIIYIRQSTPHQLISNQESLRLQYALRQRAIELGWSDNNIEVIDTDLGITAASAEQRPGFKELLAPSNF, encoded by the coding sequence ATGAGTACCTCAGAGCTAGTAACACTCCAACACCTGAACCGCAAAGCGATAATCTACATTCGTCAGTCTACCCCACATCAATTAATCAGCAATCAGGAGAGTTTGCGTCTGCAATACGCTCTGCGTCAGCGAGCTATAGAACTGGGCTGGTCGGATAATAACATTGAGGTAATTGACACTGATCTAGGTATTACCGCCGCCAGCGCAGAACAGCGACCAGGCTTTAAAGAACTGTTAGCGCCCAGTAACTTTTAG